In Eupeodes corollae chromosome 3, idEupCoro1.1, whole genome shotgun sequence, a single genomic region encodes these proteins:
- the LOC129948802 gene encoding uncharacterized protein LOC129948802: MLIRVFCVLSIVAIVAETGDYKPKTPPPKTTTTTEPTITIKPPTYPPIYPRCCGKNEFYLPPHIGYVCDVYCNDIGKECLKNFDILETRRCFCLPGFCRNKFGDCISFYDAFVKCY, translated from the exons ATGTTGATCAGAGTATTTTGTGTCTTGAGTATTGTGGCTATTGTTGCTGAAA ctggtgattacaaaccaaaaacccCTCCacctaaaacaacaacaacaactgagCCAACAATAACTATAAAACCTCCAACTTATCCACCAATTTACCCACGATGTTGtggaaaaaatgaattttatctTCCTCCACATATAGGTTACGTATGTGACGTCTATTGCAATGACATTGGAAAGGAATGTCTCAAAAACTTTGACATTCTTGAAACTCGTAGATGTTTTTGCTTGCCTGGATTTTGTAGAAATAAATTCGGCGATTGTATATCGTTTTATGATGCTTTCGTTAAGTGCTATTGA